A window from Candidatus Nitrospira neomarina encodes these proteins:
- a CDS encoding HAD-IA family hydrolase, whose protein sequence is MSSSPIKVIFFDAVGTLFDVKGSVGEVYLTYAKKYGVPDTEHTQHALNAAFKQTMKDMPLPIFSVERPEKLKQCERLWWFDVVHAVFYRVGMFEGFDDFFEEVFEAFGKPIHWELFPETLETLAELKGQGFELGIISNFDSRFFQVSRGLGLSTFFDSVTISSLVGSAKPAKNIFAHALNEHMVIPQEALHVGDHPIEDFQGAQQAGLHAVLIDRSANNLPHHQQTLSNLIQLSSYDLLHL, encoded by the coding sequence ATGAGTTCCTCCCCCATAAAAGTCATTTTTTTTGATGCCGTAGGGACTTTGTTTGATGTGAAGGGATCGGTAGGGGAGGTCTATTTAACGTATGCCAAAAAATACGGGGTCCCAGACACCGAACACACCCAACATGCATTGAATGCCGCATTCAAGCAAACCATGAAAGACATGCCTCTTCCGATTTTCTCGGTGGAGCGGCCGGAAAAACTCAAACAGTGCGAGCGGTTGTGGTGGTTTGATGTTGTGCATGCCGTTTTTTATCGAGTGGGGATGTTCGAAGGATTTGACGACTTTTTTGAGGAGGTATTCGAGGCGTTTGGGAAACCTATCCATTGGGAGCTGTTTCCTGAAACACTCGAAACATTAGCTGAATTGAAGGGGCAAGGCTTTGAACTCGGAATTATTTCCAATTTTGATAGTCGGTTTTTTCAGGTTTCGCGTGGGCTTGGTCTCAGCACGTTTTTTGATTCTGTGACCATTTCCAGTTTGGTCGGGTCTGCCAAGCCAGCCAAAAATATTTTTGCTCATGCCCTCAATGAACATATGGTGATCCCTCAAGAAGCACTTCATGTGGGAGATCATCCTATTGAGGATTTCCAGGGGGCTCAACAGGCTGGTCTCCATGCCGTGTTGATTGATCGTTCAGCAAATAACCTTCCTCATCATCAGCAGACCCTTTCAAATTTGATTCAACTGTCTTCCTACGACCTCTTGCACCTCTAA
- a CDS encoding histidine kinase N-terminal 7TM domain-containing protein, which produces MEFFAISGLLNGLAASGLASFVYFRAPKDPRHWTFGLFGIATALWSFGYFAWQIADSEFFALLNLRILMAGAIFIPITFLHHVLYLLKKEKIYHTTIKWNYLVGGVFLLADFTPFFIQGVRQISVFPFWGVPGLVFHFCLIWWIGLVIFAHLLLIQAFAKERGLRRRQFLYLLIGSAIGYIGGATNYPLWYGIEILPYGTIGFAVYISIVAYTLLRFHWLEFSVYVEKGLSYFAILLFVSQPVYPMLLLAQKSLLGAINVRFSVVQLVLHLMTVVGVYQMKVGTKGAVARTILKGRELRTQALSRFSSKVASMHNIQDLGQAILETVGRSAGASKAAIFVLQVEENRYRAVSNFGFSPDHPVIQNGWAISDNLPQLLLFTQAKVSIGELKGLDSNEGESRMAEILEDAGLELFYPIFGNNQLLGVLALGPTSSEAVRMMGGKTFWNTIIQESALALENAILREEIHRSQNLLCQVDRLRSLEAMANGLTQELHSPLVSIKAFVQVAEMRRHDGEFMDRLHRIVGEDLAKIEALTKEIREYVKPLSGSLNAKAHIHDIIDSCLLFVASNPSYHKTMIEKIFSPDVPMVSVDRQGLMQAIFNGLLFLLKDPSHLSGTLRIETEADRQVFGQKWLQVSVWWKAEKTSMDSKLVSIEEWDFDNCFIDEPDPSATQGLILAHQIIQRHSGRLQLLTNERGILGFQIQLPVSLPHGNEYSLTSFRNPAIPLEQVKVTPDAGHPFS; this is translated from the coding sequence GTGGAATTCTTTGCCATCAGTGGATTGTTGAATGGGTTGGCCGCTAGCGGATTGGCGTCCTTTGTCTACTTCCGCGCTCCAAAGGATCCCAGGCATTGGACCTTTGGGTTATTTGGAATCGCCACTGCCTTATGGAGTTTTGGTTATTTTGCCTGGCAAATAGCGGATTCCGAGTTTTTTGCCCTCCTCAATCTTCGCATATTAATGGCAGGGGCTATCTTTATTCCCATTACATTTCTGCATCATGTTTTGTATTTACTTAAGAAAGAGAAGATTTATCATACCACCATTAAATGGAATTACCTTGTGGGAGGGGTATTCCTTCTTGCCGATTTCACACCTTTCTTTATTCAAGGTGTTCGCCAAATTTCCGTATTTCCGTTTTGGGGTGTGCCTGGCCTGGTCTTTCATTTTTGTCTGATTTGGTGGATCGGTCTTGTAATCTTTGCCCATCTTCTTCTTATTCAAGCCTTTGCCAAGGAAAGGGGATTGCGTCGAAGGCAATTTTTGTATCTCCTCATAGGCTCTGCAATCGGATACATAGGTGGGGCTACTAATTATCCCTTGTGGTATGGGATTGAAATATTACCCTACGGGACTATTGGCTTTGCCGTATATATTTCAATCGTAGCCTATACCTTGTTGCGATTTCACTGGTTGGAATTTTCAGTGTATGTTGAAAAAGGATTGTCCTATTTTGCTATTTTATTGTTTGTCTCACAACCAGTGTATCCGATGCTGCTACTGGCCCAGAAATCCCTCCTGGGTGCCATTAATGTCCGGTTTTCCGTCGTGCAACTTGTGCTCCATCTCATGACGGTTGTGGGTGTTTATCAGATGAAAGTGGGAACGAAGGGGGCGGTCGCGAGAACCATACTCAAGGGCCGGGAATTGAGGACTCAAGCTCTCTCCAGATTTTCTTCAAAAGTCGCTAGCATGCATAATATTCAGGATTTGGGCCAGGCGATTCTAGAAACGGTTGGAAGGAGTGCTGGAGCATCGAAGGCCGCAATCTTTGTTTTGCAAGTTGAAGAAAATCGGTATAGGGCCGTTTCAAATTTCGGATTTTCTCCTGATCATCCTGTTATCCAGAATGGATGGGCTATCTCCGATAATCTGCCACAATTATTACTATTTACGCAGGCAAAAGTCTCCATTGGGGAATTAAAAGGGTTAGATTCCAATGAAGGCGAGAGCCGTATGGCCGAAATATTAGAAGATGCCGGATTAGAGCTGTTCTATCCGATCTTTGGGAATAACCAATTATTAGGTGTTTTGGCGCTTGGCCCTACATCGAGTGAAGCTGTTCGGATGATGGGTGGAAAAACATTTTGGAATACAATTATTCAGGAATCTGCCTTAGCTTTAGAAAATGCTATTTTGCGCGAAGAAATTCACCGGTCCCAAAATTTGCTTTGCCAAGTGGATCGACTGCGGTCGCTTGAGGCCATGGCCAATGGATTGACTCAGGAACTTCATAGTCCATTAGTCTCGATTAAAGCTTTTGTTCAAGTAGCTGAAATGCGACGGCATGACGGGGAATTTATGGATAGGCTTCATCGTATAGTCGGAGAAGATCTTGCGAAGATAGAAGCCCTAACAAAAGAGATCAGGGAATATGTCAAGCCCTTATCGGGATCATTAAATGCAAAAGCCCATATCCACGATATCATTGATTCCTGTCTTTTGTTTGTAGCGAGCAATCCTTCTTACCATAAGACGATGATTGAGAAGATATTTAGTCCAGATGTTCCAATGGTCTCTGTAGATCGCCAAGGGCTCATGCAGGCCATTTTCAATGGCCTGTTATTTCTCTTAAAGGACCCCTCGCATTTGTCTGGAACTTTGCGAATAGAAACAGAAGCTGATCGACAGGTTTTTGGGCAAAAATGGCTTCAAGTTTCGGTGTGGTGGAAAGCTGAAAAAACATCAATGGATTCTAAGCTGGTTTCAATAGAGGAGTGGGACTTTGATAATTGCTTCATTGATGAACCTGACCCTTCCGCCACGCAAGGATTAATCCTTGCACATCAAATTATTCAACGTCATTCTGGACGTCTTCAGCTTTTGACCAATGAGCGTGGCATTCTTGGATTTCAAATCCAACTGCCCGTCAGTCTACCCCATGGCAATGAGTATTCCCTGACTTCTTTTCGTAACCCCGCCATTCCTCTTGAGCAGGTGAAGGTAACCCCAGACGCTGGCCATCCTTTTTCGTAG
- a CDS encoding hybrid sensor histidine kinase/response regulator, producing the protein MNSFSQNERSVFDHVPLVVYQCTQQGIDRNFEFVSPYVYSLLSLTPEQLSQDSKAFFCRIHPDDRNLFLRAWEKHTQLPVTIRLEYRMLGQGNRVVWVQENSVMSQGSVENEMICHGALIEISDHQHIREELQRWDRELQSLTGNLPDIIGRFDRKNRVMYLNRWWDSVDPVPPEKYLGKQLIELGVSQKVAGVFEEKIQSVCKKGTSESLEISHPTGKGLKNFEIRFCPEPTIGGQILTVLLICRDVTDVRMAELAFKDSDEKFRQLAETVDSVFWIWDVDLQQIVYVSPAYQRLWGGDPQKLMNNPFDWLSIVFQEDQAKVENLFLKRIDAKGLDIEYRIVTGHHELRWIHNRTFPVKDSSGRIHRIIGIAQDVTERKKWEEERLKGAKLESLGLLAGGLAHDFNNLLTAILGQLSLAKYTLDSSNPLFTRISEAEHASLRAQDIARQLLTFSKGGAPVKKTVSLKEILYENVRLVLAGSNVRPIFNISDELWPVTIDAGQICQVIHNLVINARQAMEEGGECIIQAHNVTGDGVELSGLGAMSSHAQDWIEIRFIDNGIGISKDNLEKIFDPYFTTKSTGSGLGLATSYSIVRNHGGLLAVKSALGEGSTFSLFLPATPIQEMSPELPERSVKVGQGKILIMDDEIQIRKVLGEMVETCGYSYQAAKDGDEALRNFCEAREMGSPFSAVILDLTIPGGLGGKEVISRLLTIDPQVKAIVVSGYSNDPVLANYQEYGFKGRVAKPFNLVDLSVVLHSVLEKTTS; encoded by the coding sequence ATGAATAGCTTCTCTCAAAATGAGCGTTCTGTCTTTGACCACGTACCACTGGTTGTTTATCAGTGCACTCAACAGGGGATTGATCGGAATTTTGAGTTTGTGAGTCCGTACGTTTATTCATTGCTAAGCCTAACTCCTGAGCAACTCTCCCAAGATTCTAAAGCGTTTTTTTGTCGGATTCATCCGGACGATCGGAATCTGTTTTTGAGAGCTTGGGAGAAGCACACCCAATTGCCTGTCACTATTCGGTTAGAATATCGGATGCTCGGTCAAGGAAATCGAGTGGTTTGGGTTCAAGAAAATAGTGTGATGTCTCAGGGAAGCGTCGAAAATGAAATGATCTGTCACGGGGCGTTAATCGAGATCTCTGATCACCAACATATCAGAGAGGAATTGCAGCGATGGGACCGGGAGCTTCAATCTTTGACCGGTAATCTTCCCGATATAATTGGACGCTTTGATCGTAAGAACCGTGTGATGTATTTAAATCGGTGGTGGGATAGCGTTGACCCAGTTCCCCCAGAAAAATATTTGGGGAAACAACTCATTGAGTTAGGGGTCTCTCAAAAGGTCGCAGGTGTGTTTGAAGAGAAAATTCAATCGGTTTGTAAAAAGGGGACATCAGAATCCCTCGAGATTTCCCATCCTACTGGAAAAGGACTGAAAAATTTTGAAATACGATTTTGTCCGGAGCCTACTATCGGTGGACAAATTTTAACCGTCTTGTTGATCTGTCGTGATGTGACAGACGTTCGAATGGCTGAGTTAGCTTTCAAAGACAGTGATGAAAAATTTCGCCAACTGGCCGAAACGGTGGATAGTGTGTTTTGGATCTGGGATGTAGACCTACAGCAAATAGTTTATGTGAGTCCTGCTTATCAACGACTTTGGGGTGGGGATCCTCAAAAGCTCATGAATAATCCCTTTGATTGGTTGAGCATCGTTTTTCAGGAAGATCAGGCCAAGGTGGAAAATTTGTTTTTAAAGAGAATTGATGCGAAAGGCCTGGATATTGAATATCGAATCGTCACTGGTCACCATGAGCTACGCTGGATCCACAACCGAACCTTTCCGGTGAAGGATTCATCAGGGAGAATTCATCGGATCATTGGGATAGCTCAGGATGTGACGGAAAGAAAGAAATGGGAGGAAGAGCGGTTGAAGGGGGCAAAGCTCGAATCACTTGGGCTCTTGGCCGGAGGACTTGCCCATGACTTCAATAATCTGCTCACAGCTATTTTAGGCCAACTGTCATTGGCGAAATATACCCTGGACTCATCCAACCCGTTATTTACTCGGATTTCTGAGGCCGAACATGCCTCTTTGAGAGCACAAGATATTGCGAGGCAACTCCTGACTTTTTCTAAGGGCGGGGCCCCGGTAAAAAAGACTGTTTCCTTAAAAGAGATCTTGTATGAGAATGTCCGGTTGGTGCTCGCGGGCTCGAATGTCCGTCCAATCTTTAACATTTCCGATGAATTGTGGCCGGTCACAATTGATGCAGGCCAAATTTGCCAGGTGATTCATAATCTTGTGATCAATGCGAGGCAGGCGATGGAGGAGGGAGGGGAATGTATCATTCAAGCTCACAATGTTACAGGAGATGGGGTTGAACTATCGGGTTTGGGAGCAATGAGTTCGCATGCTCAGGATTGGATTGAAATCCGCTTCATTGACAATGGGATTGGAATTTCAAAGGACAATCTAGAAAAAATATTTGATCCCTATTTTACGACCAAGTCCACAGGGTCAGGGTTAGGACTTGCGACGTCTTATTCCATTGTGAGGAATCATGGCGGATTGTTGGCTGTGAAGTCCGCACTCGGTGAAGGTAGTACTTTTTCTTTATTTTTACCCGCTACTCCCATTCAAGAAATGTCTCCAGAATTGCCGGAGCGGAGCGTGAAAGTGGGACAAGGCAAAATTCTGATCATGGATGATGAAATCCAAATACGAAAGGTTCTTGGTGAGATGGTGGAAACCTGTGGTTACAGCTACCAAGCAGCCAAAGACGGAGACGAAGCCTTGAGGAATTTTTGTGAGGCAAGAGAAATGGGTTCCCCATTTTCAGCCGTCATCCTTGATCTAACCATACCTGGCGGGCTAGGAGGAAAGGAAGTCATCAGCCGGCTCTTAACTATAGACCCCCAAGTCAAAGCTATTGTGGTAAGTGGTTATTCGAATGACCCTGTCCTTGCCAATTATCAGGAATATGGTTTCAAGGGTAGAGTAGCCAAGCCTTTTAACCTTGTGGATCTCAGTGTGGTCCTTCATTCCGTTTTAGAGAAGACGACATCATAA
- a CDS encoding class I SAM-dependent methyltransferase codes for MLPHTIPLSQFYPNGATEIQKLVQSTAELISGFSKKGGPNLTDYPLLNTLLQQFSRENIHKIFSADQLGLIRAAFGEALSPATIQGWAYHKPLGYAGDYQIIEKIYNYDTSSYPHLSKWDEFFHTQKAPKAVRNRLSFFLDQLWKTKMETPSTSHILNLASGPGRDMYEALKVLGTSKLEIDCVDQDAHAIDYAKDLCRDFLSHIQFTHKNVFRFSPTKTYHLIWSAGLFDYFNDNIFKRTLKRFFTLLKPHGKMVIGNFTTENPSRGYMELFKWDLFHRSQMHLRRLAQECGFTENQIRIEQEPEGVNLFLVITKN; via the coding sequence ATGCTCCCACACACTATCCCACTTTCCCAATTTTATCCAAATGGAGCCACAGAGATTCAAAAACTTGTCCAAAGCACGGCTGAACTCATTTCCGGATTCTCAAAAAAAGGAGGACCAAACCTAACAGATTATCCTTTGCTGAATACACTCCTTCAACAGTTTTCCCGAGAAAATATACACAAGATCTTTTCCGCTGATCAATTAGGGTTGATTCGAGCAGCTTTTGGAGAAGCCCTTTCACCTGCAACCATTCAGGGTTGGGCGTACCATAAACCGTTAGGTTATGCAGGCGATTACCAAATTATTGAAAAAATTTACAATTACGACACATCCTCGTACCCTCATCTATCTAAGTGGGACGAGTTTTTTCATACCCAAAAAGCACCTAAGGCAGTCAGAAACCGATTGTCTTTCTTCCTGGACCAATTATGGAAAACCAAAATGGAAACTCCATCAACCAGTCATATCCTCAACTTAGCCTCCGGCCCTGGGCGTGATATGTATGAAGCTCTTAAGGTTCTTGGGACATCCAAACTCGAGATTGATTGCGTGGATCAGGACGCACATGCCATCGACTATGCCAAGGATCTTTGCCGTGACTTTCTTTCTCATATTCAATTTACGCACAAAAACGTGTTTCGTTTTTCACCGACCAAAACCTACCATCTGATTTGGTCGGCGGGATTATTTGATTATTTCAATGACAATATCTTCAAGCGAACCTTAAAAAGATTTTTTACTCTTCTCAAACCACATGGAAAAATGGTGATTGGGAATTTCACCACTGAGAATCCCAGTCGCGGCTATATGGAACTTTTTAAATGGGATTTATTTCATCGAAGCCAAATGCACCTTCGAAGGCTTGCCCAGGAATGCGGGTTTACTGAGAATCAAATCCGTATTGAACAAGAACCGGAAGGGGTCAACCTATTTTTGGTAATCACAAAGAATTAA